A window from Shewanella livingstonensis encodes these proteins:
- the cybH gene encoding Ni/Fe-hydrogenase, b-type cytochrome subunit, producing the protein MQHIATHDRQLIFTPAIRIFHWLRALSILVLVITGFYIAWPFLVAPASTDVLVQGWIRFAHIIFGFLLTSITLVRFYLFFFSRINHERRSFKDVLSHRSWITQIKSYFWMGSLDKAGVYGPLQFMTYVAISFVALIMCITGLVLYANVYHLGIGGMLGDVSAWITGLCGGLAPLRIYHHYLTWAFIIFVMIHMYMAVWSGIRFKHNSVDSIVSGYDYHKVRK; encoded by the coding sequence ATGCAACATATTGCAACCCACGATAGGCAGTTGATATTTACTCCAGCGATTAGAATCTTTCACTGGTTACGGGCCTTGTCGATTTTGGTATTGGTGATCACCGGATTTTATATCGCGTGGCCATTTTTAGTGGCACCCGCCAGCACTGACGTATTAGTGCAAGGTTGGATCCGCTTTGCCCATATCATCTTCGGATTTTTATTAACCAGTATTACCTTAGTGCGTTTTTACTTGTTTTTCTTTAGTCGTATTAACCATGAAAGACGATCATTTAAAGATGTGCTATCGCATCGAAGCTGGATAACCCAAATAAAGTCCTATTTTTGGATGGGCAGTTTAGACAAAGCCGGCGTTTACGGACCATTACAGTTTATGACCTACGTGGCTATTTCGTTTGTCGCTTTGATTATGTGTATCACCGGCTTAGTGCTGTACGCCAATGTGTACCATTTAGGTATTGGCGGAATGCTCGGTGATGTATCGGCATGGATAACCGGCCTGTGTGGTGGTTTAGCGCCACTGCGGATTTATCATCATTACTTAACATGGGCCTTTATTATTTTTGTAATGATCCATATGTATATGGCGGTGTGGTCTGGTATTCGCTTTAAACATAATTCAGTCGATTCGATTGTGTCTGGCTATGACTATCACAAAGTACGTAAATAG
- the hyaB gene encoding nickel-dependent hydrogenase large subunit: MSKRVVIDPITRIEGHLRVEVEVDDNNVITKAWSSSTLWRGIEVILKGRTPMDVGLIVQRICGVCTYSHYRCGTEAVEDALGVKIPLNAKYLRSIMQSSLYMHDHIVHFYHLHGLDWVDVVSALSADPALAAQVAMKYSDAPIAAGEGELKAVQARVKGLVETGKLGPFANAYWGNSTYRFSPEQNLIALSHYLKALEVQRVAAEMLAIFGGKSPHPQSIVVGGVTSVRDMLSPARLQEWKQKHAIVQDFIERAYQADIVMAAEAFGTEASVLGGVNVNSFLCGEDFITADGEYLFQQGVILHGDLANVQDIDPSLIKEDVTHAWYKADGPQHPYEGTTIPDYTGFIERDTVYGKLPTIDGDGKYSWVKSPRYQDEPLEVGPLACLLVNYARGNQVVVNAVDGLLARTGLPLEALFTTLGRTAARMLQTVLVGQASLQTFDALLVNIQSDESTYVKPEIDPDRVYEGYSMIEAPRGMLSHWIRIKDAKVENYQAVVPTTWNAGPVDANGKMGPYEASLIGLKLEDPTKPLEVIRIIHSFDPCMACSVHVMDYNKHTLGQFKIDPNGF; the protein is encoded by the coding sequence ATGAGTAAACGTGTCGTTATCGACCCTATCACCCGTATCGAAGGCCATTTACGTGTCGAAGTTGAAGTGGATGACAATAATGTCATTACCAAGGCCTGGTCATCATCGACCTTATGGCGCGGTATTGAAGTGATATTAAAAGGTCGCACACCTATGGATGTGGGCTTAATTGTGCAGCGTATTTGTGGCGTGTGTACTTATTCGCATTATCGTTGTGGTACTGAGGCGGTTGAAGATGCCCTGGGAGTTAAGATCCCTTTGAATGCCAAATACCTGCGCAGCATAATGCAGTCGTCGTTATATATGCATGATCATATTGTGCATTTTTATCATTTACACGGTTTAGATTGGGTAGATGTAGTATCGGCATTAAGCGCCGACCCTGCACTTGCCGCGCAAGTGGCGATGAAATACTCTGATGCACCGATTGCTGCTGGCGAAGGTGAATTAAAAGCAGTACAAGCACGGGTAAAAGGCTTGGTCGAAACCGGAAAACTGGGGCCATTTGCCAATGCTTATTGGGGTAATAGTACTTATCGCTTTAGCCCTGAGCAAAACCTGATTGCGTTATCGCATTATTTAAAAGCCCTTGAAGTACAACGTGTGGCGGCTGAAATGCTGGCTATTTTTGGTGGAAAATCGCCACATCCACAGTCTATTGTGGTCGGCGGTGTTACCTCAGTGCGCGACATGTTAAGCCCCGCCCGTTTACAAGAATGGAAACAAAAGCACGCCATCGTGCAAGACTTTATTGAGCGAGCCTACCAGGCAGATATTGTGATGGCAGCTGAAGCGTTTGGCACTGAAGCCAGTGTACTTGGCGGGGTAAATGTTAACAGTTTCTTGTGCGGTGAAGATTTTATTACCGCCGATGGCGAGTATTTATTTCAACAAGGGGTGATTTTACACGGTGATTTAGCCAATGTGCAAGATATCGACCCGAGCTTAATTAAAGAAGACGTGACCCACGCTTGGTATAAAGCCGATGGCCCACAGCATCCTTATGAAGGGACCACTATTCCTGATTACACCGGGTTTATTGAGCGCGATACTGTGTACGGCAAATTGCCAACCATTGACGGCGATGGTAAATATTCGTGGGTTAAGTCGCCGCGTTATCAAGATGAACCTTTAGAAGTTGGCCCGTTAGCGTGTTTATTAGTTAACTATGCCCGTGGTAACCAAGTGGTTGTCAATGCGGTTGATGGTTTGTTAGCGCGCACTGGTTTACCTCTTGAAGCGTTGTTTACCACCTTAGGGAGAACCGCTGCGCGTATGTTGCAAACCGTGTTAGTGGGACAAGCGAGTTTACAAACCTTTGATGCTTTACTGGTGAATATACAATCGGATGAGTCAACTTACGTTAAACCTGAGATAGACCCAGATCGCGTTTACGAAGGTTATTCAATGATTGAAGCGCCTCGCGGCATGTTAAGTCATTGGATCCGAATTAAAGATGCCAAAGTCGAAAACTACCAAGCCGTGGTGCCTACAACCTGGAACGCAGGCCCTGTAGATGCTAATGGAAAAATGGGCCCTTATGAAGCGTCGTTAATTGGTTTGAAACTTGAAGACCCCACTAAACCGCTAGAAGTCATTCGTATTATTCATTCCTTTGATCCTTGTATGGCGTGTTCCGTTCACGTGATGGATTACAACAAACACACCCTAGGTCAATTTAAAATTGATCCAAATGGGTTTTAA
- the hyaA gene encoding nickel-dependent hydrogenase small subunit gives MDTHAALYKQGQDRLNYLRQFAQRQPVSLQQKMVSLGISRRDFIKWTASVTAMFALPLPFSNLVAEAAELADRVPLIWLHLAECTGCSESLIRTDSPNLDTLIFDHISLEYHETLMAASGWQAEENLENALETYKGRYLLAVEGAVPTANNGTFLTVGCKGHTGLHIVKEAAENAAAIISVGTCAAFGGVQAAAPNPTGAKGVYEVVDKPVINLGGCPPSEKNIVGTLMYFIMFGKLPALDMFNRPKWAYGARVHDNCERRGRFDAGEFVEEFGDEGAKEGYCLYKVGCKGPYTYNNCPTERFNHHTSWPVLAGHGCMGCSEPNFWDDMADFEKPLGRQLLHGIDATADTIGAVILGATVVGIGAHAVASVFAKPLEE, from the coding sequence ATGGACACACATGCAGCCCTTTATAAACAGGGTCAAGATCGCCTTAATTATTTACGCCAATTTGCCCAACGTCAGCCGGTCTCATTACAACAAAAAATGGTTAGCCTTGGCATATCTCGTCGCGACTTCATTAAATGGACCGCCTCGGTCACCGCAATGTTTGCCTTGCCCCTACCCTTTAGTAATTTGGTTGCTGAGGCCGCTGAATTAGCCGACCGAGTCCCACTCATTTGGTTGCACCTAGCCGAGTGTACGGGGTGCTCTGAATCATTAATTCGCACCGACTCCCCGAACCTAGACACATTAATTTTCGATCATATCTCACTTGAATATCATGAAACGCTAATGGCAGCCTCTGGTTGGCAAGCAGAAGAAAACTTAGAGAATGCCCTTGAAACTTACAAAGGCCGCTATTTACTGGCGGTTGAAGGTGCTGTGCCTACTGCCAATAACGGCACTTTTTTAACCGTCGGCTGTAAAGGTCACACCGGTTTACACATTGTTAAGGAAGCGGCTGAAAATGCTGCCGCGATTATCTCCGTCGGTACTTGCGCAGCCTTTGGTGGTGTACAAGCCGCGGCGCCTAACCCGACTGGCGCAAAAGGTGTTTACGAAGTGGTTGATAAGCCGGTGATTAATTTAGGCGGTTGTCCTCCAAGTGAAAAGAACATTGTTGGCACGCTAATGTATTTCATTATGTTCGGTAAGTTACCTGCACTGGATATGTTTAATCGTCCTAAATGGGCTTACGGCGCGCGGGTACATGATAACTGTGAACGTCGTGGCCGCTTTGATGCTGGTGAGTTTGTTGAAGAATTTGGCGATGAAGGTGCTAAAGAAGGTTATTGCCTTTATAAAGTCGGTTGTAAAGGACCTTATACCTACAATAACTGCCCAACGGAGCGCTTTAACCACCATACAAGTTGGCCTGTGTTAGCGGGCCATGGCTGTATGGGTTGCTCTGAACCGAATTTTTGGGATGACATGGCGGACTTTGAAAAACCGCTAGGACGCCAACTTTTACATGGCATTGATGCCACCGCTGACACCATTGGTGCGGTCATTTTAGGCGCCACCGTTGTTGGTATTGGCGCCCATGCAGTTGCTAGCGTATTTGCTAAGCCTTTGGAGGAATAA
- a CDS encoding Qnr family pentapeptide repeat protein has translation MMSNNQTFREHDFSQQLLHETIFENCHFYHCDFSHADLRDATFINCKFIEVGDSIGCQFNYADLRDASFKHCKLGMANFQGANGFGAEFRECDLQGASFLKTSFANQISHKIYFCLVYITGCNLSYTDFEKQCIEKCDLFENRWTGANLQNASFKGSDLSRGEFSSNSWQQFDLQYCDLSHCELTGLDPRRVNLTGVKICDWQQEQLLEQLGVIVLPS, from the coding sequence CTGATGAGTAACAACCAAACTTTTCGTGAACACGATTTTTCACAACAACTTTTACATGAAACTATATTTGAAAATTGTCATTTTTATCATTGCGACTTCAGCCATGCAGACTTAAGGGATGCAACATTCATCAATTGTAAGTTTATTGAAGTAGGAGACAGTATTGGTTGCCAATTTAATTATGCAGACTTGCGTGATGCCAGTTTCAAACATTGCAAGCTAGGCATGGCCAACTTTCAAGGTGCTAATGGTTTTGGGGCCGAGTTTAGAGAATGTGATTTACAAGGCGCCAGTTTTTTAAAAACCAGCTTTGCAAATCAGATATCACACAAGATTTATTTTTGCTTGGTGTATATTACCGGCTGTAATTTGTCTTATACCGACTTTGAAAAACAATGCATTGAAAAGTGTGACTTGTTCGAAAACCGCTGGACGGGCGCCAATTTACAAAATGCCTCTTTTAAGGGGTCAGATTTAAGCCGCGGTGAATTTTCATCCAATAGCTGGCAACAATTTGATCTGCAATATTGTGATTTATCACATTGTGAATTAACCGGTTTGGATCCTCGTCGAGTTAACTTAACGGGGGTCAAAATCTGCGACTGGCAACAAGAGCAATTATTAGAGCAACTCGGCGTTATCGTGTTACCTAGTTAA
- a CDS encoding mechanosensitive ion channel family protein, giving the protein MIDNITLIVDFFLEHKLLLTVLIIILISVIKRFIISSIRGDVAFLSDVQRKWMSRTKNGTFILILVILFILWQSEVSKFALSVTAIAIALVIASKEIILCFTGSIQRASSRSFVIGDWIEVGKIYGEVIEHNLMATVIQEIDLDQGQYHYTGKTATLPNSMFFTYAVKNLNFMKRYVYHNITITLVQFVNLYPLFPALTRQIEQHCEDFIEVAKRYNGVIEKHAGVDLPGSEPHIHITSGINGEQNVHIMIFCPTERAIHLEQLIREDFMVAFQEHFG; this is encoded by the coding sequence TTGATAGATAATATAACTTTGATCGTCGATTTCTTTCTTGAACACAAATTATTATTAACGGTGTTAATAATAATACTTATCTCAGTGATAAAACGTTTTATCATTTCAAGCATTCGTGGCGACGTCGCTTTTCTTTCTGATGTGCAACGTAAATGGATGTCACGTACTAAAAATGGCACCTTCATTTTAATATTGGTGATTTTGTTCATACTTTGGCAATCCGAAGTTAGCAAATTTGCCCTGTCAGTTACCGCTATTGCCATTGCTTTAGTCATAGCATCAAAAGAAATTATTCTGTGTTTTACCGGCTCAATACAACGCGCCAGTTCACGTTCATTTGTGATTGGTGATTGGATTGAAGTGGGTAAAATATACGGCGAAGTGATTGAACATAACTTAATGGCCACCGTGATCCAAGAGATAGACCTCGATCAAGGTCAATACCATTACACAGGTAAAACCGCCACACTGCCAAATAGTATGTTTTTTACCTACGCGGTTAAAAACCTTAATTTTATGAAACGTTATGTTTACCATAATATTACTATTACTCTGGTTCAGTTTGTTAATCTCTATCCGCTGTTTCCGGCACTAACCCGCCAAATAGAACAACATTGTGAAGACTTTATTGAAGTGGCTAAGCGTTATAACGGCGTAATAGAAAAGCATGCCGGTGTTGATTTACCCGGTAGTGAACCACATATCCATATAACCAGCGGCATTAATGGCGAGCAAAATGTGCATATTATGATTTTTTGTCCCACAGAACGCGCCATACATTTAGAGCAGCTCATAAGAGAAGACTTTATGGTTGCCTTTCAAGAACACTTTGGTTAA
- a CDS encoding YkgJ family cysteine cluster protein gives MNSNIEIVDLLRERIPSFECVQGCHDCCGPVTTSSEEMSRLPVKTVAEHEAALNEWNCVYLGPKGCEVYEERPLICRVFGTTPRMPCPEGRRPEKMIDSKTETQIHHYIANTRQVLV, from the coding sequence ATGAACAGTAACATAGAGATAGTCGACCTACTCCGCGAGCGTATTCCATCATTTGAATGTGTGCAGGGTTGTCATGATTGTTGCGGACCGGTAACGACCTCTTCAGAAGAAATGTCGCGCTTGCCAGTAAAAACTGTCGCCGAACATGAAGCCGCACTAAACGAGTGGAACTGCGTGTATCTGGGTCCTAAAGGTTGCGAGGTATATGAAGAGCGGCCATTGATTTGTAGAGTATTTGGCACTACACCGCGGATGCCTTGTCCTGAAGGCCGTCGACCAGAAAAGATGATTGATTCTAAAACAGAAACTCAAATCCACCACTATATTGCCAATACCCGCCAGGTGTTAGTGTAA
- a CDS encoding DeoR/GlpR family DNA-binding transcription regulator codes for MISKRLERLRRMMSCLDHQDKIHIRELVRILEVSEMTVRRDLNSDYAASFGIESYGGYVRKETNNNILNVDASSSMEESTKLISELIFSDDVVFFDNGKYHGQLIDMINEDVSFTGVTTSLSTFMFLKSKPHCKPVLLGGNYDPLNDVFISHNNDILTSMVYSKSFFTPNGLHDEFGATVATEYGASVAKSVLSRTIEKYVVCSNESIDTVSTYSVCEVGVFDYFISFEHPLTPMVSKVV; via the coding sequence ATGATTTCCAAGCGGTTAGAGCGATTAAGAAGAATGATGTCTTGTTTAGATCATCAAGACAAAATTCATATTAGAGAATTGGTTAGGATCTTAGAAGTATCTGAGATGACTGTTCGACGTGATCTTAACTCTGACTATGCTGCAAGTTTTGGTATTGAGTCTTACGGCGGCTATGTAAGGAAAGAAACCAATAACAATATATTAAACGTAGATGCTTCTAGTAGCATGGAAGAAAGCACTAAGTTAATTTCTGAGTTAATTTTTTCTGATGATGTGGTTTTTTTTGACAACGGAAAATATCATGGTCAACTAATAGACATGATTAACGAAGATGTTTCATTTACAGGCGTAACCACGTCGCTAAGCACATTCATGTTTTTGAAATCCAAGCCACACTGTAAGCCGGTTCTTTTGGGCGGAAACTATGATCCACTCAATGACGTTTTTATCTCACATAATAACGACATTTTAACGTCAATGGTATATAGCAAATCGTTCTTCACCCCAAATGGATTACATGACGAATTTGGAGCAACGGTAGCAACAGAGTATGGCGCCAGCGTCGCCAAAAGTGTGTTGAGCAGAACGATTGAAAAGTACGTCGTCTGCTCAAACGAATCAATTGATACCGTATCAACATATAGTGTTTGCGAGGTAGGTGTATTCGACTACTTTATATCATTTGAACATCCGTTAACCCCAATGGTGAGCAAAGTCGTGTGA